The proteins below are encoded in one region of Chloroflexota bacterium:
- a CDS encoding GAF domain-containing protein — MQVSNAGLSFKVLLIIVSVSLIGALTSSALVLTLQRQQLIDNSLSATTRLSDGIQASLEYAMFLNDREMANQIIQRIVQKQGIERIRILDAGGAVTVSSLPGEIGKHFDYSNPACQFCHAGHTRPSNQTTIHAVPDQSEVLLNVNLIYNKPQCYQCHVPQEKILGILVVELPLADLSNQLTAAFWRISIAAFVTLGLMAGLMILALRKLIIQPVRDLDKGIAEIRAGNLDYALPAPNHDELGNLAESFDAMRQQLKSSHTEMKRREREATMLHRLMLNISASLELEHVLDAIARGAREMLDADIGVLALNDENPRQMTVKACLGCRTNILDGLAIPSVESSSDPFSAKPIYIECWSLDLPIPRVAELITHEGIVSSLAAPMWSNGRRYGYVGVMTRQRRHFTRDETELFMRLTQQVVVAIENAELYQRVRPLAILEERDRLAREMHDNLAQMLGYMNIKTAITDDQLAKNQIAPARSSLLELKQIVKEAYTDVREVIFNLRSTTSGFGLVHTLGEYLTEYRAHYGIDAQLVVEPGCHADFPPEIQVQVNRIIQEALTNVRKHSGANQTRVRFEQMDRQVRISIEDNGKGFDPAHLNQENHQHVGLQIMRERAESVGGELMIDSRDGSGTRVMLLVPIYPVVEAPHEDTAYLASR, encoded by the coding sequence GTGCAAGTGTCCAATGCTGGGCTGAGTTTCAAGGTATTGTTGATTATCGTCAGTGTTTCTCTGATCGGCGCGTTGACATCCTCTGCGCTCGTCCTCACGCTGCAACGGCAACAACTCATTGACAATTCGTTGTCGGCGACCACGCGCTTGAGCGACGGCATCCAAGCCAGTTTGGAATATGCCATGTTCCTGAATGATCGCGAAATGGCGAATCAGATCATTCAGAGGATCGTGCAAAAGCAAGGCATCGAACGCATTCGCATTTTGGATGCCGGCGGTGCAGTGACGGTCAGTTCGTTGCCGGGCGAGATCGGCAAACATTTTGATTATTCGAATCCCGCGTGCCAGTTCTGCCACGCCGGACACACGCGCCCCAGCAACCAAACAACGATCCACGCGGTGCCCGATCAGTCTGAAGTATTGCTCAATGTCAACTTGATCTACAACAAACCCCAGTGTTATCAATGCCATGTTCCCCAAGAAAAAATTCTCGGCATCCTGGTGGTCGAGTTACCATTGGCGGATTTGAGCAACCAATTAACTGCGGCGTTCTGGCGCATTTCTATCGCCGCGTTCGTCACGCTTGGATTGATGGCGGGACTAATGATCCTGGCATTACGGAAACTGATCATTCAACCGGTGCGAGACTTGGACAAGGGGATAGCCGAAATTCGCGCGGGCAATCTGGACTATGCGCTGCCGGCGCCGAACCACGACGAACTGGGCAACCTTGCCGAATCCTTTGATGCCATGCGCCAGCAACTTAAATCGTCGCATACGGAAATGAAACGCCGCGAACGAGAAGCGACCATGCTTCATCGTTTGATGCTAAACATTTCCGCATCGCTGGAACTAGAGCACGTCTTGGACGCGATCGCGCGAGGCGCGCGCGAAATGCTGGATGCCGACATCGGCGTCCTCGCGTTAAACGACGAGAACCCACGCCAGATGACTGTGAAAGCGTGCCTCGGCTGCCGCACCAACATCCTCGACGGACTCGCGATTCCAAGCGTCGAATCGAGTTCCGACCCTTTCTCCGCCAAACCGATTTATATCGAGTGTTGGAGCTTGGATTTGCCGATCCCGCGCGTCGCGGAACTGATTACACACGAGGGTATCGTTTCGTCGCTTGCCGCACCGATGTGGTCAAACGGACGGCGGTACGGATATGTCGGCGTGATGACGCGACAGCGCCGGCATTTTACGCGCGATGAGACGGAACTTTTTATGCGCCTGACCCAGCAAGTGGTCGTGGCAATCGAGAATGCCGAACTCTACCAGCGCGTGCGTCCGCTCGCAATCTTGGAAGAACGCGACCGCTTGGCGCGCGAAATGCACGACAACCTCGCGCAAATGCTGGGTTATATGAATATCAAAACGGCGATAACCGACGATCAGTTGGCAAAGAACCAGATCGCTCCGGCGCGTTCCAGTTTGCTCGAACTGAAACAGATCGTCAAAGAAGCGTACACGGATGTGCGCGAAGTGATCTTCAATTTGCGTTCGACGACCTCGGGATTCGGGCTGGTTCACACCCTGGGCGAGTATCTGACCGAATACCGCGCGCATTACGGCATTGACGCGCAACTCGTGGTCGAGCCGGGATGTCACGCCGATTTTCCGCCGGAGATCCAAGTCCAGGTCAATCGCATCATTCAAGAGGCGCTGACGAATGTGCGCAAGCACTCGGGAGCAAACCAGACACGCGTGCGCTTTGAACAAATGGATCGCCAGGTGCGGATCAGCATCGAAGACAATGGCAAGGGATTCGACCCAGCACACCTGAACCAAGAGAATCACCAACATGTGGGATTGCAGATCATGCGGGAGCGCGCCGAAAGTGTAGGGGGAGAACTGATGATTGATTCGCGAGACGGATCCGGTACTCGAGTTATGCTTCTCGTACCCATTTATCCAGTGGTTGAGGCGCCCCATGAAGACACAGCGTATCTTGCTAGTAGATGA
- a CDS encoding HNH endonuclease produces MVQSVLLLNSTYQPLRLIGLSRALTLLLSGKAELVETRRGRTISTINQTWQFPSVICLKRYVHVPQRNATWSRRGVLVRDHYTCQYCGEKMNHRDATVDHVIPQWKCKKTGEPANTWSNTVTSCRTCQSRKGGRSVHEAGMHFYDPNFEPKIPRATYLVLTLDILPEWKQYIQV; encoded by the coding sequence GTGGTTCAATCCGTTCTCTTGCTCAACAGCACTTATCAACCCTTGCGGTTGATCGGTTTGTCGCGCGCGCTGACGCTGTTGCTCTCCGGCAAAGCGGAGCTTGTCGAGACGCGGCGCGGTCGCACGATCAGCACGATCAACCAAACCTGGCAATTTCCGAGCGTGATTTGTCTCAAGCGGTACGTGCATGTGCCGCAACGCAACGCCACGTGGTCGCGGCGCGGCGTGCTTGTGCGCGATCACTACACGTGTCAGTACTGCGGTGAGAAAATGAATCATCGCGACGCGACCGTGGATCACGTTATTCCACAATGGAAATGCAAAAAGACCGGCGAACCGGCGAACACCTGGTCGAACACGGTCACGTCTTGCCGTACGTGCCAGTCGCGCAAAGGCGGACGTTCGGTGCACGAAGCCGGGATGCATTTCTATGATCCGAACTTTGAACCCAAGATTCCACGCGCGACGTACTTGGTGCTCACGCTCGACATTCTGCCCGAGTGGAAACAATACATCCAGGTGTAA
- a CDS encoding 2-oxo acid dehydrogenase subunit E2 yields the protein MATNVLLPALGFDMTSGAVARWLKKEGDAVREGEPIAEVDTEKATVEIPAFATGVLQKILVPAGQNVPVGTTIAIVGAPGETSAMSVSPKSNAPVATAPTQVSETKSQPSNGDSWVKASPVARRIAEVEGVNLADVAGTGPNGRIIQRDVEAYLTRRPSGVPAPAMSVAPRAPVAPTPTSPPSSLLAGEGRREEVALSRIRQAIARRMTESKTTVPHFYVTFEINMTDAMKMREQLNNLASAEDKISVNDLVVAAAAKTLKKWRTFNASFRGDKLELHGDINIGVAVALDDGLITPVLHHADQKSLKELARDTKALVERTRANKMRADDLTGGTFSVSNLGMYGVEEFSAIIVPPEAAILAVSAIIKKPSVIGEQIQIAQMMKATISVDHRVADGAQAAQFMRDLKALLENPVNLLID from the coding sequence ATGGCTACAAATGTATTGCTCCCCGCCCTGGGCTTTGATATGACGAGTGGCGCGGTGGCGCGCTGGTTGAAAAAAGAAGGCGACGCAGTGCGCGAAGGCGAACCGATCGCCGAAGTGGACACGGAAAAAGCGACGGTTGAAATTCCGGCATTCGCGACCGGCGTTCTGCAAAAAATTCTCGTGCCCGCCGGACAAAATGTGCCGGTCGGGACGACGATCGCGATTGTTGGCGCGCCGGGTGAGACAAGCGCAATGTCTGTTTCGCCAAAATCGAACGCGCCGGTCGCAACAGCGCCGACCCAGGTTTCGGAAACGAAATCGCAACCAAGCAACGGCGATAGCTGGGTCAAGGCATCGCCCGTCGCGCGACGCATCGCCGAGGTCGAAGGTGTGAATCTGGCGGATGTGGCTGGCACCGGACCGAACGGTCGCATCATCCAGCGCGATGTCGAAGCGTATCTCACACGTCGCCCAAGCGGCGTACCCGCGCCCGCGATGTCGGTTGCGCCGCGTGCGCCCGTCGCACCGACACCAACCTCACCCCCATCCTCTCTCCTAGCAGGAGAGGGGCGCAGGGAAGAGGTTGCACTTTCGCGCATTCGCCAAGCGATTGCGCGGCGCATGACCGAAAGCAAGACGACCGTCCCGCATTTCTACGTCACGTTCGAAATCAACATGACGGACGCGATGAAGATGCGCGAGCAGTTGAACAATCTTGCGTCGGCAGAGGACAAAATTTCCGTGAACGATCTCGTGGTCGCTGCCGCCGCAAAAACGCTCAAGAAATGGCGCACGTTCAACGCGTCGTTTCGCGGCGACAAGCTCGAATTGCATGGCGACATCAATATCGGCGTTGCGGTTGCGCTCGACGATGGACTCATCACGCCCGTGCTGCACCACGCCGACCAGAAATCGTTAAAGGAACTCGCGCGCGATACCAAGGCGCTCGTCGAACGTACGCGCGCAAACAAGATGAGGGCGGACGATTTGACCGGCGGCACCTTCAGCGTGAGCAACCTGGGCATGTACGGCGTCGAAGAATTTTCCGCGATCATCGTTCCGCCCGAAGCCGCGATCCTGGCGGTGAGCGCGATTATCAAAAAGCCCAGCGTGATCGGCGAGCAAATTCAAATCGCGCAAATGATGAAAGCGACCATCTCGGTAGATCATCGTGTTGCCGATGGCGCGCAAGCCGCGCAGTTCATGCGCGACCTGAAAGCGTTGTTGGAGAATCCGGTCAATTTGTTGATTGACTGA
- a CDS encoding alpha-ketoacid dehydrogenase subunit beta, translating to MAEKSYRDAIKDALREEMKRDERVFIMGEEVGVWGGTYAVTRGLHDEFGDKRVRDTPIAEAVIVGAAIGAAMGGLRPVAELMTINFSLVAIDQIVNNASKMYYMFGGQFNCPVVIRTPAGWGQLAATHSQSFEAWYASLPGLIVAMPGTPYDAKGLLKSALRSNNPVMFIEHARLYGVTGQVPDGEYFVPFGKSDVKRAGKDVTIVTYSRMLHVSLAAAAKLAQEGIEAEVIDLRTLRPLDMNPVIESVKKTHRALIVEEDWVSCGMGAEIVARIAKDAFDYLDAPVERLGAIEVPMPYSKPLELMALPEEKHVIAAVKQMIA from the coding sequence ATGGCTGAGAAGAGTTATCGCGACGCGATCAAAGACGCGTTGCGCGAAGAAATGAAACGCGACGAGCGCGTGTTCATCATGGGCGAAGAAGTGGGCGTGTGGGGCGGCACGTATGCCGTAACGCGCGGCTTGCACGACGAGTTCGGCGACAAGCGCGTGCGCGACACGCCGATTGCCGAAGCGGTCATCGTCGGTGCGGCGATTGGCGCGGCGATGGGCGGCTTGCGTCCGGTCGCGGAATTGATGACGATCAATTTTTCGCTCGTCGCGATTGATCAAATCGTGAACAACGCATCGAAAATGTACTATATGTTTGGCGGACAGTTCAACTGCCCGGTTGTGATTCGCACCCCGGCGGGCTGGGGACAACTCGCCGCGACACACTCGCAAAGTTTCGAGGCGTGGTACGCCAGTCTCCCCGGCTTGATCGTCGCGATGCCGGGCACGCCGTACGACGCGAAGGGTTTGCTCAAGAGCGCGTTGCGTTCGAACAACCCGGTGATGTTCATCGAGCACGCGCGATTGTACGGCGTCACGGGTCAAGTGCCAGATGGCGAATACTTTGTGCCGTTTGGTAAATCGGATGTGAAGCGCGCGGGCAAGGACGTCACAATCGTGACGTACTCGCGTATGTTGCATGTGTCGCTCGCCGCGGCGGCGAAACTCGCGCAAGAAGGCATCGAAGCCGAAGTGATTGATCTGCGGACGTTGCGTCCGCTGGATATGAACCCGGTGATTGAATCGGTGAAGAAGACGCATCGCGCGCTCATCGTCGAAGAAGACTGGGTCTCGTGCGGCATGGGTGCGGAGATTGTCGCGCGCATCGCGAAGGACGCGTTCGATTACCTTGACGCGCCGGTCGAACGTCTCGGCGCGATTGAAGTGCCGATGCCGTACTCGAAACCGCTCGAACTGATGGCGCTGCCGGAAGAAAAGCATGTCATCGCGGCAGTCAAGCAGATGATTGCGTAA
- the pdhA gene encoding pyruvate dehydrogenase (acetyl-transferring) E1 component subunit alpha, with protein sequence MQTAPRDAQLPVTREQGLEFLRQMLLIRRFEERAEQAYTEGKIGGFLHLYIGEEAIAVGAMAGLNADDDVVTHYRDHGYALARGIDPKNAMAELYGKATGICKGKGGSMHFADPKKHFWGGYAIVGGHIPLAVGLAFAAQYQNQPRVAVAIFGDGATNIGMFHESLNMAKVWNVPMIILVENNQYGMGTAVHRASAVPDMVTKALGYNIPAAQVDGNDVLAMRDAMMVAALKARRGEGPQFIEAKTYRFRGHSMGDPQRYRTKEEVEKMKARDPIVRFELQLVEHELATQDDFAFLRNDVDRVASEAVEFAETSPFPDPSELYSDVFAPEASNG encoded by the coding sequence ATGCAAACCGCGCCGCGTGACGCGCAACTGCCGGTCACACGCGAGCAGGGTTTGGAATTTTTGCGGCAAATGTTGCTGATCCGCCGATTCGAAGAACGCGCGGAGCAGGCATATACCGAAGGCAAGATCGGCGGATTCTTGCATCTCTACATCGGCGAGGAAGCGATTGCCGTCGGCGCGATGGCAGGGCTGAACGCGGACGACGATGTGGTGACGCACTATCGCGATCACGGCTACGCGCTCGCGCGCGGCATTGATCCGAAAAACGCGATGGCGGAATTGTACGGCAAAGCGACCGGCATCTGCAAAGGCAAGGGCGGCTCGATGCACTTTGCCGATCCCAAGAAACATTTCTGGGGCGGCTATGCGATTGTCGGCGGACACATCCCGCTCGCGGTCGGTTTGGCATTCGCCGCGCAGTACCAAAATCAGCCGCGCGTCGCCGTCGCGATTTTTGGCGACGGCGCGACGAACATCGGCATGTTCCACGAATCGCTGAACATGGCGAAGGTGTGGAACGTACCGATGATCATTCTCGTCGAGAACAATCAGTACGGCATGGGTACCGCCGTGCATCGCGCGTCCGCCGTGCCGGACATGGTGACGAAAGCGCTCGGCTACAACATTCCGGCGGCGCAAGTGGACGGCAACGACGTGCTCGCGATGCGCGATGCAATGATGGTCGCCGCGCTCAAAGCGCGTCGCGGCGAGGGACCGCAGTTCATCGAGGCAAAGACGTACCGTTTTCGCGGTCACTCGATGGGCGACCCGCAACGCTATCGCACGAAAGAAGAAGTCGAAAAAATGAAGGCGCGCGATCCGATTGTGCGGTTCGAGCTTCAACTCGTCGAGCACGAACTTGCGACCCAGGATGATTTTGCGTTTCTACGCAACGACGTGGATCGCGTCGCCAGCGAAGCCGTCGAGTTCGCGGAAACCAGCCCGTTCCCGGATCCGTCGGAATTGTACTCCGACGTGTTCGCGCCGGAGGCGTCCAATGGCTGA
- a CDS encoding SCP2 sterol-binding domain-containing protein has translation MEKLKFGSAEWLQALHDQLNASEAYADAAKSWEGDFYFVVEPDGALTQPLYLYMDLWHGKSRAASIVADPNSMTPAFVMSGKYAKWKQVVTAKLDPIQALMTGQLKLKGNMVMIMKNVKAAQEIIKACTRIETEFEL, from the coding sequence ATGGAAAAACTCAAATTCGGTTCGGCGGAATGGTTGCAAGCACTGCACGATCAATTGAACGCGAGTGAAGCGTACGCGGACGCGGCAAAAAGCTGGGAAGGTGATTTTTATTTTGTCGTCGAGCCAGACGGCGCGCTTACGCAACCGCTTTATCTCTACATGGATTTGTGGCATGGCAAATCGCGCGCGGCGTCCATCGTCGCCGATCCCAATTCAATGACACCCGCTTTTGTCATGTCGGGCAAGTACGCCAAATGGAAACAAGTCGTCACTGCAAAATTGGATCCGATTCAGGCGTTGATGACCGGGCAGTTGAAACTCAAAGGCAACATGGTGATGATTATGAAGAACGTCAAAGCCGCGCAAGAAATCATCAAAGCGTGCACGCGCATCGAAACAGAATTTGAACTGTAG
- a CDS encoding iron-containing alcohol dehydrogenase, whose translation MWFFNSPQIVFGEGALSYLAQIHGTRAYIITDAQMVAFGFVELVQQQLAEANIATRVFAAVEPEPCLETVQRGAQLLREFAPDWIVGLGGGSAMDAAKAMWALYERPDLPPDGISPLEYLGLGSKARLITIATTSGTGAEVTWGIVLSDTHEKRKLGLGSRESLATIAIVDPQFVMKMPPRLTADTGLDALTHAIEGYSATWHSDFSDAMCLQATRLIFEYLPQAYYDGNAAAAREKMHNAAAMAGLGFINSMCALAHALGHAFGGAFHVPHGRCVSLFLPYTMEFAANAGHYRYADLARFIGMDACDVEDATHKFIAAVRALETQLDSNTNAASLGIARADYDAALELMMDHAENDTQIVASPRQPERAELRKLFEYAYVGKPVDF comes from the coding sequence ATGTGGTTCTTTAACAGTCCGCAAATCGTGTTTGGCGAAGGCGCGCTGTCGTACCTCGCGCAGATTCACGGCACGCGCGCGTACATCATCACCGACGCGCAAATGGTCGCGTTCGGTTTCGTCGAATTGGTCCAGCAACAACTCGCCGAAGCGAACATCGCAACGCGCGTCTTCGCCGCGGTCGAACCCGAGCCGTGTCTCGAAACAGTTCAACGCGGCGCGCAACTCTTGCGCGAGTTTGCGCCGGACTGGATCGTGGGTCTCGGCGGCGGCTCGGCGATGGACGCGGCAAAAGCGATGTGGGCGTTGTACGAACGTCCCGATCTCCCGCCCGACGGCATCAGCCCGCTCGAATACCTGGGTCTGGGCAGCAAGGCGCGGCTCATCACGATTGCGACAACGAGCGGCACTGGCGCAGAAGTGACCTGGGGTATCGTCCTCTCTGACACACACGAGAAACGCAAACTGGGTCTCGGCTCGCGCGAATCGCTGGCGACGATTGCGATTGTGGATCCGCAGTTCGTGATGAAGATGCCGCCGCGTCTCACCGCCGACACCGGACTAGACGCGTTGACGCACGCGATTGAAGGATACTCCGCGACGTGGCACAGTGATTTTTCGGACGCGATGTGTTTGCAGGCGACGCGCTTGATTTTCGAATACTTGCCGCAAGCGTACTATGACGGCAACGCCGCCGCGGCGCGCGAGAAAATGCACAACGCCGCCGCGATGGCAGGGCTGGGATTCATCAATTCGATGTGCGCGCTCGCGCACGCGTTGGGTCACGCGTTCGGCGGCGCGTTTCACGTTCCGCACGGACGCTGTGTCTCGCTCTTTTTGCCGTACACGATGGAATTCGCGGCGAACGCCGGACACTATCGCTACGCCGACCTCGCGCGTTTCATCGGCATGGACGCGTGCGATGTGGAGGACGCGACGCACAAATTTATCGCGGCAGTGCGCGCGCTCGAAACGCAACTCGATTCGAACACAAACGCCGCGTCGCTCGGCATTGCGCGCGCGGACTATGACGCTGCGCTCGAGTTGATGATGGACCACGCGGAGAACGACACGCAGATCGTTGCCAGTCCGCGCCAACCCGAGCGCGCCGAGTTGCGAAAATTGTTCGAGTACGCGTACGTGGGCAAGCCGGTGGATTTTTGA
- a CDS encoding endonuclease domain-containing protein codes for MTRKLRGKTTSQAVYTAREQRRTPTRAEEILWNALRRRRLGGLKFRRQHPFEPYILDMFCVEHQLEIEAAGEIHRDLSQKEHDEIRAAYLEANGIRVLRFSNQMIENNLAQVLEHIRRATHSPSPLATSLRTWLEERGLGGEV; via the coding sequence ATGACAAGGAAACTGCGCGGCAAGACTACTTCTCAAGCCGTTTACACTGCGCGCGAACAACGCCGCACTCCAACCCGCGCCGAAGAAATTTTGTGGAACGCGTTGCGCAGGCGCCGTTTGGGTGGATTGAAATTCCGCCGACAACACCCATTCGAACCGTACATCCTCGACATGTTTTGCGTCGAGCATCAACTCGAAATCGAAGCCGCTGGCGAAATTCATCGCGACCTTTCGCAAAAGGAACACGATGAAATTCGCGCGGCATATCTCGAAGCAAATGGCATTCGCGTCTTGCGTTTTTCGAATCAAATGATTGAAAACAATCTTGCCCAAGTTCTCGAACACATTCGCCGAGCAACCCATTCCCCCTCTCCTCTAGCCACGTCCTTAAGGACGTGGCTAGAGGAGAGGGGGCTAGGGGGTGAGGTTTGA
- a CDS encoding aldehyde ferredoxin oxidoreductase family protein: MNSYAGKILVVDLTSGTFTTEPLNEKYVAQYLGGAGLAARYLYDLIDARTDPLGPDNPLIFMTGPLDATPAPSAGRFVVVARSPQTGLYGEANAGNFFGPDLKCAGYDGIIVRGTAPTPVYLLIREDRVELRDATHLRGKTTFDTGDAIRAELADAKLTVAAIGPAGEHRVKYAMILATSARPGSKKGIAGRCGMGAVMGAKNLKAIAVRAGNAKIELRDPAVFQAAWRPALDMLPDDMSTQMFKATGTGGAIDYMGLLGDLPVKYWTQGAFDFSKISGTTLTETILTGTGTCHACLVACGRKVEHAAGHALPHREGPELETLVAFGSLMLVDDLETITYIGSQCDALGLDSISAGSSIAFAMFLREQGILADDVRWGDAACALQLVEMIARREGIGDALAEGVQSFGARYGVESLAVQINGMELAMHDPRALSGMALVYATSPIGASHNQSEYYFVETGRVLEDLGVLPMDRFETRGKAALVARHQDWRAVSASLVQCIFPNPPVQNMVAMIAAATGFDVTMEHVLGWGERMWNLKRALNLKLGYDARANEKLPELLTRVLADGGTEGHVVELEPMLREYYTYREWDWESGKPRREKLESLGMTEIANDLWK; the protein is encoded by the coding sequence TTGAATTCCTACGCCGGAAAAATTCTCGTCGTTGACCTGACCTCGGGCACATTCACGACCGAGCCGCTCAACGAAAAGTACGTCGCGCAATACCTGGGCGGCGCGGGACTCGCGGCGCGTTATCTTTACGATTTGATTGACGCGCGCACCGACCCGCTCGGTCCGGACAATCCGCTGATTTTCATGACCGGTCCGCTCGACGCGACGCCCGCGCCGAGCGCGGGACGTTTCGTTGTCGTCGCGCGTTCGCCACAGACCGGACTGTACGGCGAAGCGAACGCCGGCAATTTTTTCGGTCCCGATCTCAAATGTGCCGGGTACGATGGCATCATCGTGCGCGGCACAGCGCCAACGCCGGTCTATTTGTTGATTCGCGAGGATCGCGTCGAGTTACGCGACGCGACGCATCTGCGCGGCAAGACGACGTTCGACACGGGCGACGCGATTCGCGCGGAACTCGCCGACGCGAAACTCACCGTCGCCGCGATCGGTCCCGCCGGGGAACATCGCGTCAAGTACGCGATGATCCTCGCGACGAGCGCGCGTCCTGGGTCGAAAAAAGGAATTGCCGGACGCTGTGGCATGGGCGCAGTGATGGGCGCGAAAAATCTCAAAGCCATTGCCGTGCGCGCGGGTAACGCGAAAATCGAACTGCGCGACCCTGCCGTATTCCAAGCCGCGTGGCGTCCCGCGCTCGACATGTTGCCCGACGATATGTCCACACAAATGTTCAAGGCAACCGGCACCGGCGGCGCGATTGATTACATGGGTCTGCTCGGCGACCTGCCGGTCAAGTACTGGACACAAGGCGCGTTCGATTTTTCCAAGATCAGTGGCACGACGCTTACCGAGACGATTCTTACCGGCACGGGAACCTGCCATGCATGTCTCGTCGCGTGCGGACGCAAGGTCGAACACGCGGCAGGACACGCGTTGCCGCATCGCGAAGGACCCGAGCTCGAAACACTCGTCGCGTTCGGCTCATTGATGCTCGTGGACGATCTCGAAACGATCACCTACATCGGTTCACAGTGTGACGCGCTCGGACTCGATTCGATCAGCGCCGGTTCATCCATCGCGTTCGCGATGTTTCTGCGCGAGCAAGGCATTCTTGCCGATGATGTCCGGTGGGGCGACGCCGCGTGCGCGTTGCAACTAGTCGAGATGATCGCACGGCGCGAAGGCATCGGCGACGCGTTGGCGGAGGGTGTGCAATCGTTCGGCGCGCGGTACGGCGTTGAATCGCTCGCGGTGCAAATCAACGGGATGGAATTGGCGATGCACGATCCGCGCGCGTTGAGCGGCATGGCGCTCGTCTACGCCACCTCGCCGATTGGCGCGAGCCACAACCAATCGGAATATTATTTCGTCGAGACCGGGCGCGTGCTCGAAGACCTGGGTGTCTTGCCGATGGACCGGTTCGAGACGCGTGGCAAAGCCGCGTTGGTCGCGCGGCATCAGGATTGGCGCGCGGTGAGCGCCTCGCTCGTCCAGTGCATCTTCCCGAATCCGCCAGTGCAAAACATGGTCGCGATGATTGCCGCCGCGACCGGATTCGATGTGACGATGGAGCACGTCCTGGGTTGGGGTGAGCGGATGTGGAACTTGAAACGCGCGCTCAATCTCAAACTGGGTTATGACGCGCGCGCGAACGAGAAATTACCGGAATTGTTGACGCGCGTGCTCGCCGACGGCGGCACGGAAGGACACGTCGTCGAACTCGAACCGATGCTGCGCGAGTATTATACGTATCGCGAGTGGGACTGGGAGAGCGGCAAGCCGCGCCGCGAGAAATTGGAATCGCTCGGAATGACCGAAATTGCAAATGATTTGTGGAAATAG
- a CDS encoding enhanced serine sensitivity protein SseB C-terminal domain-containing protein produces the protein MATAQPTPTNAELVRAMQAVASVDNADVRRDLYTAFLQSTLLVPVAPQPGAQKKIGWRPVEGETPVEFIVAQDDEEKFALFAFTDEESMTTWKSQGSSFIAVSAPNLFQMALDMNIESMLINVAGPVVGGELTRWEIQALASGIMPTEQGDEGAAQMTIPPGTRVAFGPLSQPASEPLLATLKNALASHSEIRAAYLFELQVGNGDPQRVAGIDFEGEPDEAVIERVMNALGEAITPVLGEDEFLDFMVLGDEDAPPVTPDPETLIYERH, from the coding sequence ATGGCAACTGCTCAACCAACACCGACAAATGCCGAACTCGTGCGCGCGATGCAAGCCGTGGCATCGGTAGATAACGCGGATGTACGGCGGGATCTCTACACCGCGTTCTTGCAAAGCACGTTACTTGTGCCCGTCGCGCCGCAACCCGGCGCGCAGAAAAAAATCGGCTGGCGACCGGTCGAAGGCGAAACACCGGTCGAATTCATCGTAGCGCAGGACGACGAAGAAAAGTTCGCCTTGTTCGCGTTCACGGACGAAGAATCCATGACCACGTGGAAATCTCAAGGCAGCAGTTTCATCGCGGTCAGCGCGCCGAATCTGTTTCAGATGGCGCTCGATATGAACATTGAGAGTATGCTCATCAACGTCGCGGGACCGGTCGTCGGCGGCGAGTTGACGCGCTGGGAGATTCAGGCGCTCGCGTCCGGGATAATGCCGACGGAGCAAGGCGACGAGGGCGCGGCGCAGATGACGATTCCACCCGGCACGCGCGTCGCGTTTGGTCCGCTTTCGCAACCGGCGTCGGAGCCGTTGCTCGCAACCTTAAAGAACGCGCTCGCGAGTCATTCCGAAATTCGCGCGGCGTATCTCTTTGAATTGCAGGTGGGCAACGGCGATCCGCAACGCGTCGCCGGGATTGATTTCGAAGGCGAACCGGACGAGGCAGTGATCGAACGCGTGATGAACGCGCTCGGTGAAGCGATTACGCCGGTGTTGGGCGAAGACGAGTTTCTCGATTTCATGGTGTTGGGCGATGAAGACGCGCCGCCGGTCACACCCGATCCGGAAACGCTCATCTACGAACGCCATTAA